The Psychrobacillus sp. FSL K6-4046 DNA window GTAACTATTAATCGCTCTACCCATGAGGTCACCGTAGGCAAACAAACCCTCTTACTGCCTTTAAAGGAGTTCGAGCTTTTAAGTGTATTATCCTCTAAGCCAGAACAAGTTTTCACAAGAACTAGTTTAATGGAAAAAGTGTGGGGTTACGATTATGAAGGAGATGACCAAACATTAAATACACATATTAAGCGTTTAAGACAACGATTAGAGAAAGCGAAGGCTCGGATAGAGATTCAGACAGTACGCGGTCTTGGTTATAAGCTGGATGTGATAGAACCATGAGATCCTTGTATAGACAATATACTTTAGCCACTTTGTTTATTATTGGGATTAGTATTCTAGCTGGTTTTCTAATTGTAAGTATCGTTTATAATATACAAATTAAAGAAAAGAATGATGAGAAAAACGTTGGAGTGGCTATAGAAATTACTTCCGTCTTAGAAAAAATGCATGGAGGGGGCTTCAATAACTATCTAGAATCCATAACTAAGTTGGGCTATCAGGCATATGTCATTAATGAAAATGAAGAAGAATATTCTTATGGTGAACCATTCCAAGATACTGAGCTACCAGAAGAAATTCGTTTGGAAGTATTAAATGGAAATATTTATCATGGGATGCGTGATTATCAAGGTAAGTTTTTTATCTTTAATCATTATGCAAATAGTGTTAGAAATACTGTTGGTATTCCTTTCGAGCATGAAGGTATAGTTTACGGTTTATTTATTCGTCCAAATAACCAGCTACTGTTCTCTGATATGCATTTATTGCTATTAGGCTTCCTACTCGCACTTGCGGTAATAATTCTTACTTCTATGTTATTACTGGCTAAGCAGCTTGTTAAACCAATTAAGCAATTGAATGATGCAACCAAACATGTAATGGTGGAGAATTATCGAGTGGAATTAGATATTACCCGTAACGATGAGCTTGGACAGCTAGCTAGAAATTTCTCTAACATGGTTAAACAGCTTGAGCTTAATGATGAGGCAAGAAAGGCATTTATAAGTAATGTGTCCCATGATTTCCAATCGCCTCTTTTGAATATACAAGGGTACGCAGACCTTTTAAAATCGACCGACCTTAGTAAGGAGGAAAGAGAAGATTATATTCAGGTGATTGATCAGGAGGCAAAAAGATTATCCAATCTGACCAAGCAACTTTTGTTGTTAACATCTCTGGATCAATCTGCAAGACCAGTAAGGAAATCTGATTTTAGATTAGATGAACAGCTTAAGAAGGTCATTTACAAGTATAGATGGCGAATAGAAGAGCAGAATATGGATCTTTCTTATGAGATGGAACCAGTTATGTATTATGGAGATATAGATCTACTGGAAAACGTATGGGATAACGTGCTAACGAATGCTATTAAATATAATGTAGCAGAAGGTGAAATCTCTATTAAAGTGATAGACGGTAGTGACTATGTAAGGATTTCCTTCCAAGACAGCGGAATTGGTATGAAGGAAGAAGAGATAGATCAAATCTTTGAGAGATTCTACCGTATAGATTCATCTAGAACAAAGGAAGGCTCAGGTCTAGGTCTCGCGATTGTAAAAGAAATTGTTGAATTGCATAAAGGCAAAATAGAAGTGACAAGCAATATAAACGAGGGGACCTTATTTGTTATTTTGTTACCTAAACAAATAGCTTTTTAAACCGAGTTTAAACGTTCCATTTAACTATTTCATTGCTTATTGTGGGGAGAACTTAATTTAGGATGAAATTCGTGTTAAAATAAGCACTTAGCATATAAGAAGGAAGTGTTTTAAATGATAGGACGAAATGATCCTTGTCCATGTGGTAGTGGGAAAAAATATAAAAAATGCTGTGAGTCTAAACAGACTATTTCTATAGAGGAAGTTAAAACGGAAGAATTAGAACGAGTGCTACAGACGTTCTATGATGAATATCCAGAAAGAAAAGATTATACAGCTTTTGGAGATTATGCTGCAACGTGGATTAAATCCTTAAAAGGCTTTATGGAGCAGGAAATGATAGAAGCAATAGCAATGGATGAATTCTTCTTTCACCAACGTTTAGATATTTGGACAGGTTATTTAGAAAAGCAACATAAGAAAATAGCTCGCCCTTCGACGTTGAAGGTGTTAGATAGCTGGAATGAGCCAAGTGCTTTTGTTGGAGAGGTAACGGTTGTGGAGGCGGAGTATTTAACTGTCAAGCATATATTGACCAATGAAGTAATCTTACTCAGAAGAGAAAATGATAAGCCGGTTCCGACTGGCATGCATATATATTGCTTTATATTGCCGGATGGCCAAGGAGACAACCATTACTTGGCTGTTTCAAGTCTTGTGTTTTTCCCTACGGATCATAAGGTAGTATTTGAGGAGTTTACGAAAGAATTTAAATCAGGCAAGGATACAACAGACAAAGAATTCCTTAAAGAAAATGGCTTGAAACTTTGGGTTGCCCTTGGTAAAAATGGCTATCAGGGTGGAGAGTATACCTTCTTTGAAGCAGGGGTACTTCAGCAAGCGATGGATTTTCTAGAAAAAAATCAACGTGACTATACTAAATTGATAGAAGCTGTAGAAGATTATTTATTTGAGCAACAGCCTAATGCTAGAAAAGAAGTAGCAATAGCTGCAGGTGCCATAAGATTTGGACAAGATAAAGGTTTCTTTGAGCCATTAGACTTAACGGTTAAAGAAATTGCCGAGACATTTGAAGTTTCAACATCTTCTTTAAACAAATACTATAATGAGTTATTAGCGTATTACGAAGAAAAAGTAGTATAAATATAAATAGGTAAAGGCTATCTAGAATCTACATAGCCTCAGACTGTAAGCAAAAGGGTTGGAAACCATTTCGATTTCCAACCCTTTTTTTGTTTTATCTATTTTCAACGGATTAGCTTCTTAAGGTGTAAGGTAGCAAAAGTCAACATCGCCTGCTGGGAAAATAATAAGTTCTGATTCAAGCGTGTCATAACTTATGAAATCAATTAACATGTTTATAATCCTTTTAGAGTTTTCCATCGTATGGAATAGTTGCCAAAGATGTATTAGATGAATGTCATTTTGATCAGTAGCACGTTTTAAATAAAGATAAAAAGCAGTTAGAAAATCTATTAACAAAATATCAAAGTAAGCTTTTGTAAACGCTAAAATAAAATGGACAGTTGCTGCTAAATAACATTGAACACTTTCGCTAATCTAATAGATTTTCAGTAAACTATATATATTCGTTTATTGGGGGTCAGACAAGTGGAGGGAAAATTAGTGCTTTATTTAGAAATTCATCAACTAGCCAAAAGAAACTTAACAGTTTCTCAAATTGCAAATCAGTTTAAAGTATCTAGAACGACAGTGTATAAATATTTGGAGATGAGCTTTGAAGAGGCGATACAACAATTTGAAGAAGGTAAAACAAGGAAGAAGAAATTAGATGAGCATCTAGATTGGATAGTTGCCTGGTTGGAGGAATATCCACACCTAAGTGCAGCTCAGATTAAAGATTGGTTATTAGAAAAGTTTCCAAGCCTAGAGATTGGAGACAGTACTGTTCGATTATATGTTCAAGAAGTCAGAGAGAAATATCAAATTGAAAAGACGAAACAAACAAGGCAGTATGAGGCAATACAACAACAGCCTATGGGAAAACAGATGCAGGTTGATTGGGGAGAAACAAAGCAGAAAACGGTAAGTAAAAGAGAAATAAAACTTTACTTTATCGCGTTTGTTTTGGCGCATTCACGCCACAAATACATGGAATGGCAAGATCGACCATTTACAACAAGAGATGCGATTCGCTGCCATGAAAACGCCTTTCACTTTTATGGGGGAATGCCTAACGAAATTGTATACGATCAGGATCATTTACTTTCGGTTAGCGAGAACGCTGGTGATTTAATTCTGACTACCGATTTTCAATCGTATGTGAAAGAACGGAATTTCAGGGTTCATTTATGTCGTAAGGCAGACCCTGAATCAAAAGGAATGATTGAAAATGTCGTTAAATTTATCAAAGGAAACTTCGCAGATAGTCGAGTTTTTAAAGATATTGATGACTGGAATGAACGAGCACTTCAATGGCTCGAACGAACTGGGAATCACAATGTGCATAACACAACGAAAAAAAGACCCGCAGAAGTGTTTCTCCTCGAAAAGCAACACTTACAACCGGTCTCTAGCTTACTTTCAATAGAAAGTATGAATGAGTCTAGTATAACAAGAAATGTAATGAAGGACAACACAGTCAGATTTGAGTCTAATCGATACTCCGTACCGATAGGTACTTACAAAACAAAAGGAAATAATCAGGTGTTCCTTGAAGTAAAAGGCTCCAATAACAAGCAGTTGGTTATCAGAAGTAGTAAGAATCGTGAAGTCATTGCCAAACATACAATCAGCAAGGAGAAGGGTATTCTTATTAAGAATAGAAATCATAGTAGGGATCGATCTAAAGGTATCGAGGCTTTAAAAAAGGGGCTTTTATCGACATTTGAAGAGGAAGAAAAAGCGAAGGCGTACATAGAGAAAGTGCTCGAGAAATACCCACGTTATCGTCGAGATCATTTAGAAATTTTCCGTTCGGTTTCAATAAACGATTCCACTTGGTTAGATAAGGCGCTGGAGAAATGCATCAATGAAAATTTGTATAGTGCGAATGATTTTAAAGACGTTGTACTTTACCTAAAAAAACAATCTCAACAGGAACCATTACTTTCCTTAGAACAGGAGAAACGGCTGATTCATAAAGTAGATATACCAGTTGGAACACGTCCTTTAAGTACGTACACAAGCATTTTAGGAGGCGAACTTTCATGAATCATACGGTAAAAGAAATTCAGAGCCAGTTCAAACTATTACGCTTAGCCGAAACAGCCGAGGAGCTTCCACAGCTCCTTCGCGAAGCTGAGAAATCCTCATGGACCTATTTAGAGTTCCTAGAGGCCATTACCCACTTTGAATTGAAGAAAAGAGAAGCTAAGAGTGTGGAAAGACGGTTGAAATGGGCACGGTTCCCTTATCAGAAAACTCTGTTGGAATTTAGTATTGAAGCACAAAATTCTTTAAGTGAACGCCAACTTACTCAACTACAAGAAATAAATTGGCTGGAGCAACAGTATAATTTGATCTTATTAGGTCCTCCAGGAGTGGGAAAAACACACTTAGCCGTAGGCTTAGGCATCGAGGCGATTAACAAAGGTTATCAAGTTTACTTTGTGACAATGGGAGAATTAATTCAACTACTGAAAACGGAGGAGTTTGCGCATAAATCACAGGTACAGATGAAACGATTAAGAGCTTCTGATTTAGTTATTATTGATGATTTGATGTATATGGCGATGGACCAACGCGAGGCCAATCTGTTCTTCCAAATGATCAATCATCTTTATGAACAAAGTTCCATCATCTTAACTTCTAATAAGAGTCCAGATCAATGGGGAGAATTAATGGGAGATGAAGGAATTACTACGGCTATTTTAGATCGTCTTTTACATCGTGTGGAGGTAATACACATGAATGGAGACAGTTATCGGATGAAAAACCGACAGAATTTGTTTTAAGCAAAAGTGTTCACTCTAAATTAGCAAAAAGTGTTCAATTCTACTTGACGGTTACAGCTTTCTAAACAACAAAATAATATAATATACATGGATTATATTTAGAAAGTAATTATTTTCAAAATTAAGTGCTCTTGATAGCATTATCGAAAATAGTAATTACAATCAAAATTTTTTTTATTCTTACCTCTCTGGTCAACTTTATGAAGAAAGTAATGGTCTAGAGAAATCTAAAGAAATGTATTACAACTTTTTAAATAACAGTAATATCAAAAAAATTGAAGACCAAAATTATTGGTATGTTTTACAACCAAATGTTATAAAGTACTCGGGAAAATAGAATTGAAAATGAATTAGTGCAATAGGAATATAATAAAAAAATAGAAAGAGTGGATATACCTTGTCAAAAAAAACATTCTACATATTAGTACTACTAGTATTACTAATTGTCTTTCTATTATTTATTAGAACAGCGGTAATCAAGTATAAAGAAACCATGCCTCAGCTGGTGTCTGCCTTAACGGCGATAGAAAGGGAAGAAGGGGAGGAAATAGCTAGAAAAAAAGAAGAATTATTAAAAGAATATAATAAAACGGAGTACAAGCATTTAAATATATATTATTTAGAATTAGACAAAGAGTTATTACCAGCAACCAAAACTGCACTCGAACGAGGTATTATTTTAAATGAAAAATTTATTGGTAGTTATAATAAACCCTACGACGTAGTTCTATTTGAAAACAATAGTCAAATAGAGAGTTTTTCCAATTTAGACTATGCTATAGGACTTAATGCTGATAGTATGAACATGCTGGGAATTTAGCCCGAAGATCGAGAAGCTATCCTTAATAATATACCGCCAATGGTTTGGTTATATAATAAAAATATAATACATGAATATACTCATAATGTATTGGAGCAGAAATTAACTGAACTAGAAATACCTAAGAAAGAGATTCCATACTGGTTTTTTGAAGGTGTCGCAGAGTATATTGGTAGTGACGATCAGGATCACTACAATATAGATGCTAAAATTTTACCTGTAAACCAACTATCGACATATACACAATGGGATCGCTATCGTACTAATCCTGAGTACGATGTATATTTACAATCGTATTTAACTATTAGATACCTAATTAATAAATTTGATAATGAGATTATTAATGAAATACTCATTCAAACACAAATTAAAGGTGACTTTGATGAAGGTTTTAAAAGTGCAACCGGGATGGATATTAATAATTTATCAGGTATTTATTGATTGTGCCCACGGAAGCGTACACTCGGCAGCGAAAATCAGCATTTCTAGCTTTATCTCTATTTAATAAGATAAGAATGTAGAACATATATAGCCTTTTCATTTACTTGTATTGAGTAAATACGGATTCTATTGAAGGTGAAAACAATAAAGCTCCGAAAATTTACGAACTGTAAATTTTCGGAGTTTTTTTGTTGTTTAGGAAACTGTAAAGTTCTAAACCTATGGATAAATTGATGTCTAGCTCCACCGCCTTGCCCCTCGAGGTCAAATGGATAAAAGCTCCGGTGGCTGAGGAACTGCCTCCTCGCTTTTTCCCATTTGCCTGTCGGGGCAGGGATAGGCGGTTGCGCTTTTCTGGATGTCTAGCTCCACCGCCTTGCCCCTCGAGGTCAAATGGATAAAAGCTCCGGTGGCTGAGGAACTGCCTCCTCGCTTTTTCCCATTTGCCTGTCGGGGCAGGGATAGGCGGTTGCGCTTTTCTGGATGTCTAGCTCCACCGCCTTGCCCCTCGGGGTCAAATGGATGAAAGCTCCGGTGGCTGAGGAACTGCCTCCTCGCTTTTCTCCATTTGCCTGTCGGGGCAGGGATAGGCGGTTGCGCTTTTCTTGTGTGGGAAGGTTTGTGAAAGCCTTAAGGACTAGAGACTAGGAAGAACTACTTCTTTCCATTTCCTTTACCATTGCCATTGCCATTTCCATTGCCGTTCCCGTTACCATTACCATTTCCATTTCCATTTCCATTTCCATTTCCATTTCCATTGCCCTTACCATTCTCTTTCTTTTCTACTGTTATAGTTTGGGTAGTTTCATGGCCTACTAAATCTACTACTTTTAAAACAAATTCATTTTTACCTGGCTCTAAAGGTAGTTCTACGTCAATCGTTTCGCTATAGCCATTCATTGCATATGGTGACGAAACTGGTCGATAGAAGACTTCGCTATCATTTAGATATAGGCGAACTTCATCAAAGTTATCTCCAACCTTAACTTGGATGACAGGATTTTCTGCATCCGCATCTAATTTACCTTTTGGAAGAGATTTTTTAACTGCTTCTACAGTCGGTTTTTTACTATCTACAATAATTTTGCGAGTAATAGCCATTTTATTATCAAATTCGTCTATAGCTTCTACGTTCACACTTTGTACCCCGTCTTTAAAGGATAGCGTATGAGAGAATGCTTTACCGTCAAATGAACTAGCTGGTACTCCATTGATCTTTAATGATTTAATTTTAGAATCGTCTTCCACTGTACCTTGAACTAACACTTCACCTGTTTGATAGTAACCGAAAAACTCAGGTGATTGGATGTAGATTACAGGTTCTTTTGTTTCTTTTTCTGGAGCCGGTTCCGTTTCAGGTGCTTCCTCTACAATAATTTCTTCTACTGTTGAGTTACCAGCGATATCCCATACTTTAACGGTTACCTTATCTCCAGCTTTAGCCTGTTCTATTACATAGCTTTCAAGTGTTGCTGCTTCTGTAATTTCTTCATCATTCAAGTACACTTCAATACGATCAATTCCAACACCTTGATCGCTTGCATTAGCTACAGTAAGTGTTTTTGTTTCTAAGTCAAATGCAATTTCAGCTGTAGGAGCTTTTGTATCTAAGATAATAGGGTACTCAATAGTTTGCCACTCAGCACCTGCATAATCGATAACTCCACGTAGCTGAATCTTATATTGCCCATCTGCAGCAGGTTTACCGTTAATCATACCGTCCCAAGCATTAGCATTTGAGAATGTATATGCGTTAGTAGAAATATAGTGTTTTCTTAAATATTTTTCCGTGCGAATGGTACGTAATTTTTTCCCATTTGCATCTAACACATTAATTTGAAGATCCTTGACGTTACGCATTAGTGAATATACAGGAATTACTTTGTCTAAAGTTCCATCTCCGTTAGGGGAGAAAGCAAATTTAGTAGGATCAAACTCTTCATTCAAAGTAGACCCATTGATAAAGTTCCCTTTATCGTCAGCTAACCCTTGGAATCCCCAGTACGTTAAATCTTCCCAAAGGAATTCATCAAAAATAGAAGCATCATCCCAAGATCCATTAAAACCAAAGAATGGAACAGTTAATGGCACATTTCCAGAAGTTTCTTCAGAAGGATCGACTAAACGCACGAATCCATCGATGAAGTAACCATTAGAGAAGTATTGCTTTAACCACTCAGAGTTAGAAGCGTCTACTGATACCTGAATAGTAGTTTCTCCATTTGCAGGAACTGTGACAGTCGTAGGTGCTGACACGTCAGCATCTGATTCTTCTAAAACATAAGAACCATAAGTTTCGTTATTTGGAATCGTTACGTAGTTAGCTCCAGCGTTAACTGGACGGTCTACTTGTAATTGTACATCTACATTATAAGTTTTTGCTTCATTGCTATAGTTCTTAGCTTTTAAAGAGAAGTTAAATTGATTTCCACTGATTTCTTTTAATGCTACTTTAGCTTCACCAGTTGCACTATTGGTAACTACGACATCCGTTTCTAAAGCATTAGCAAGTTGCATAATTCCAGCACCTTGACGACGAGGAGATACGTATTCACCAGCTTTTAACTCAATTGGTTTAGCTGTATTCATCATTAGATTTTTAGCGAATTGAACACGTTCTGCGCCAGTTAGTCCAAATTCTTCATTTACACGCTCTAATACTAATGCGGTACCACCTGCAACGTGTGGAGCTGCCATGGATGTACCACTCATTAATCCGTAATTATTATCGTTCAATGTAGAGAAAATATTGCCACCTGGAGCAGTAATCTCTGGTTTAAAATCTAAGTTAGGAGTTGGACCCCAAGAAGTAAATGAACTCATTTTACCTTTAGTAGGGTTTGGTGTATCAATATATTTGCCATCAAATGAAACAGTTACTGTTTGACCAGCATCAATTCCAGCTTTGATAGCTAGTCCGTCAGCTTGTAAAGCAGACATAAATGGAATACGAATCGCAGGGTCAGAAGCCATATTAATAGTTCCTGCAGCATTGTTATATACAATAACTCCAACCGCGCCAGCTTCTTGTGCATTTAAGCCCTTTTCGACAAATGAGATGCTGCCACGAGAAACTAAAGCAAATTTACCCGCTACATCTTTACTAGCAAACTCCTCTGGTGTACCTAATCCAGCTTCAACAACCTCATAGGAATCGCCAGGTAAATCAGCAGGCTCCTTATCATTTGCCAGTAAGAACATTGCTCGTCCAGCATCAGTTCCATCAAAAGCATATTGGAAGCTAGAAGCAGTTATTGAATCATTCTCATAGGAAGCTACTCCAAATGAATCTT harbors:
- a CDS encoding HAMP domain-containing sensor histidine kinase; the encoded protein is MRSLYRQYTLATLFIIGISILAGFLIVSIVYNIQIKEKNDEKNVGVAIEITSVLEKMHGGGFNNYLESITKLGYQAYVINENEEEYSYGEPFQDTELPEEIRLEVLNGNIYHGMRDYQGKFFIFNHYANSVRNTVGIPFEHEGIVYGLFIRPNNQLLFSDMHLLLLGFLLALAVIILTSMLLLAKQLVKPIKQLNDATKHVMVENYRVELDITRNDELGQLARNFSNMVKQLELNDEARKAFISNVSHDFQSPLLNIQGYADLLKSTDLSKEEREDYIQVIDQEAKRLSNLTKQLLLLTSLDQSARPVRKSDFRLDEQLKKVIYKYRWRIEEQNMDLSYEMEPVMYYGDIDLLENVWDNVLTNAIKYNVAEGEISIKVIDGSDYVRISFQDSGIGMKEEEIDQIFERFYRIDSSRTKEGSGLGLAIVKEIVELHKGKIEVTSNINEGTLFVILLPKQIAF
- a CDS encoding SEC-C metal-binding domain-containing protein, whose amino-acid sequence is MIGRNDPCPCGSGKKYKKCCESKQTISIEEVKTEELERVLQTFYDEYPERKDYTAFGDYAATWIKSLKGFMEQEMIEAIAMDEFFFHQRLDIWTGYLEKQHKKIARPSTLKVLDSWNEPSAFVGEVTVVEAEYLTVKHILTNEVILLRRENDKPVPTGMHIYCFILPDGQGDNHYLAVSSLVFFPTDHKVVFEEFTKEFKSGKDTTDKEFLKENGLKLWVALGKNGYQGGEYTFFEAGVLQQAMDFLEKNQRDYTKLIEAVEDYLFEQQPNARKEVAIAAGAIRFGQDKGFFEPLDLTVKEIAETFEVSTSSLNKYYNELLAYYEEKVV
- the istA gene encoding IS21 family transposase; its protein translation is MLYLEIHQLAKRNLTVSQIANQFKVSRTTVYKYLEMSFEEAIQQFEEGKTRKKKLDEHLDWIVAWLEEYPHLSAAQIKDWLLEKFPSLEIGDSTVRLYVQEVREKYQIEKTKQTRQYEAIQQQPMGKQMQVDWGETKQKTVSKREIKLYFIAFVLAHSRHKYMEWQDRPFTTRDAIRCHENAFHFYGGMPNEIVYDQDHLLSVSENAGDLILTTDFQSYVKERNFRVHLCRKADPESKGMIENVVKFIKGNFADSRVFKDIDDWNERALQWLERTGNHNVHNTTKKRPAEVFLLEKQHLQPVSSLLSIESMNESSITRNVMKDNTVRFESNRYSVPIGTYKTKGNNQVFLEVKGSNNKQLVIRSSKNREVIAKHTISKEKGILIKNRNHSRDRSKGIEALKKGLLSTFEEEEKAKAYIEKVLEKYPRYRRDHLEIFRSVSINDSTWLDKALEKCINENLYSANDFKDVVLYLKKQSQQEPLLSLEQEKRLIHKVDIPVGTRPLSTYTSILGGELS
- the istB gene encoding IS21-like element helper ATPase IstB, with amino-acid sequence MNHTVKEIQSQFKLLRLAETAEELPQLLREAEKSSWTYLEFLEAITHFELKKREAKSVERRLKWARFPYQKTLLEFSIEAQNSLSERQLTQLQEINWLEQQYNLILLGPPGVGKTHLAVGLGIEAINKGYQVYFVTMGELIQLLKTEEFAHKSQVQMKRLRASDLVIIDDLMYMAMDQREANLFFQMINHLYEQSSIILTSNKSPDQWGELMGDEGITTAILDRLLHRVEVIHMNGDSYRMKNRQNLF
- a CDS encoding collagenase — protein: MVWLYNKNIIHEYTHNVLEQKLTELEIPKKEIPYWFFEGVAEYIGSDDQDHYNIDAKILPVNQLSTYTQWDRYRTNPEYDVYLQSYLTIRYLINKFDNEIINEILIQTQIKGDFDEGFKSATGMDINNLSGIY
- a CDS encoding S8 family serine peptidase, which produces MGIKKKTTILAVVTSLMFSSASLGLASPVAAKQIEKSITNTQVQKTPRVPERLRVPENPSEKVRIIVELEKAPAIETATKKGVLYKNLSKSERKSVESAIETDQRNVKDKVKRVSKNIQYKEEFTAIFNGFSAEVDARDVAGIGLIDGVKRVYESTEYDRPKITPQMVHSKELVQAQLAWEKYSFKGEGMVVGVIDTGIDPNHRDMVLSDENTGEITSAEVNALLNDGSIEPGLFFTPKVPFGYNYMDENTEIRDIGPDASMHGMHVSGTVGANGDEENGGIKGVAPEVQLLALKVFGNDPLFPSTYGDVYVKAMDDAIKLGADALNMSLGSTAGFVNSESPEQQAVTRAQNNGLLVAISAGNSDMFGSGTWYPYASNQDYGLTGSPSVSEDSFGVASYENDSITASSFQYAFDGTDAGRAMFLLANDKEPADLPGDSYEVVEAGLGTPEEFASKDVAGKFALVSRGSISFVEKGLNAQEAGAVGVIVYNNAAGTINMASDPAIRIPFMSALQADGLAIKAGIDAGQTVTVSFDGKYIDTPNPTKGKMSSFTSWGPTPNLDFKPEITAPGGNIFSTLNDNNYGLMSGTSMAAPHVAGGTALVLERVNEEFGLTGAERVQFAKNLMMNTAKPIELKAGEYVSPRRQGAGIMQLANALETDVVVTNSATGEAKVALKEISGNQFNFSLKAKNYSNEAKTYNVDVQLQVDRPVNAGANYVTIPNNETYGSYVLEESDADVSAPTTVTVPANGETTIQVSVDASNSEWLKQYFSNGYFIDGFVRLVDPSEETSGNVPLTVPFFGFNGSWDDASIFDEFLWEDLTYWGFQGLADDKGNFINGSTLNEEFDPTKFAFSPNGDGTLDKVIPVYSLMRNVKDLQINVLDANGKKLRTIRTEKYLRKHYISTNAYTFSNANAWDGMINGKPAADGQYKIQLRGVIDYAGAEWQTIEYPIILDTKAPTAEIAFDLETKTLTVANASDQGVGIDRIEVYLNDEEITEAATLESYVIEQAKAGDKVTVKVWDIAGNSTVEEIIVEEAPETEPAPEKETKEPVIYIQSPEFFGYYQTGEVLVQGTVEDDSKIKSLKINGVPASSFDGKAFSHTLSFKDGVQSVNVEAIDEFDNKMAITRKIIVDSKKPTVEAVKKSLPKGKLDADAENPVIQVKVGDNFDEVRLYLNDSEVFYRPVSSPYAMNGYSETIDVELPLEPGKNEFVLKVVDLVGHETTQTITVEKKENGKGNGNGNGNGNGNGNGNGNGNGNGNGNGNGKGNGKK